One window of the Lacerta agilis isolate rLacAgi1 chromosome 17, rLacAgi1.pri, whole genome shotgun sequence genome contains the following:
- the C2CD4D gene encoding C2 calcium-dependent domain-containing protein 4D — MFSRRKPPSPCPTFPNVITPDTIPTFFIPPNLASLQGRHSCNSPDGRRILARPAEQHVIQVESPEEGELQAVGRLYSTSSMPHLASPAGVPFLPESPHTRRRESLFHGGRLPRRLQGARFSAPPTRPPLQPGLMFDSDTASSTETSPFSSPLLMRPLSCPPFCPAYGHRRRFALCPTDVGAAPRPNSLSTEETSSADTSPSFPRREKDPPWGSPAPLPLFPLDLIRCHERLTKEVVLTVSKGGRLRLSSEYLQPQGRLRVRLVCAEAFYPPHCDPRHVSCCVSLQLRPGAGLRQRSAVVKRSRNPIFNEDFFFEGVSPEELSRCSLRLKVLNKGSGLRRDAVLGECDVPLDCLLP; from the coding sequence ATGTTCTCCAGAAGGAAGCCCCCCAGCCCCTGCCCCACCTTCCCCAACGTGATCACGCCGGACACGATCCCCACCTTCTTCATCCCTCCCAACTTGGCCAGCCTGCAAGGGCGGCACTCGTGCAACAGCCCCGACGGCCGCAGGATCCTGGCCCGGCCGGCCGAGCAGCACGTCATCCAGGTGGAGAGCCCGGAGGAGGGGGAGCTCCAGGCCGTGGGGCGGCTCTACAGCACCTCCTCCATGCCCCACCTCGCCAGCCCTGCGGGTGTGCCCTTCCTGCCCGAGAGCCCGCACACCCGCCGCCGGGAGTCCCTCTTCCACGGCGGGCGCCTGCCGCGCCGGTTGCAGGGGGCCCGGTTCTCCGCCCCGCCGACGAGGCCTCCCCTGCAGCCTGGTTTAATGTTTGACAGTGACACGGCCTCCTCCACCGAGACATCCCCTTTCAGCTCTCCCCTGCTGATGCGGCCTCTGAGCTGCCCTCCGTTCTGTCCGGCCTACGGGCATCGCCGAAGATTCGCCCTCTGCCCCACCGACGTTGGCGCTGCCCCGCGGCCCAACTCCTTGTCCACGGAGGAGACCAGCTCTGCGGACACGAGCCCCAGCTTTCCGCGACGGGAGAAGGATCCCCCCTGGGGCTCCCCTGCCCCGCTGCCACTCTTCCCGCTGGACCTGATCCGTTGCCACGAGCGGCTCACCAAGGAGGTGGTGCTGACGGTGAGCAAAGGCGGGCGGCTGAGGCTCTCCAGCGAGTACCTGCAGCCCCAGGGGCGCCTTCGCGTCCGGCTGGTGTGCGCCGAGGCCTTCTACCCTCCCCACTGCGACCCGCGGCACGTCAGCTGCTGCGTCTCCTTGCAGCTGCGGCCCGGGGCAGGCCTGAGGCAGCGCAGCGCCGTCGTCAAGAGGAGCCGCAATCCCATCTTCAATGAGGACTTCTTCTTCGAGGGCGTCTCCCCGGAGGAGCTGTCCAGGTGCAGCTTGAGGCTCAAGGTGCTCAACAAAGGCTCCGGCCTCCGGAGGGACGCGGTGCTGGGGGAGTGCGACGTCCCGCTGGATTGCCTGTTGCCCTGA